One stretch of Spirochaetota bacterium DNA includes these proteins:
- a CDS encoding DpnII family type II restriction endonuclease, whose product MTKLKATAGEYRKMAEYWKKQGFTFIWITDGKGWKTAMKPLKEYYDDGNYLLNITMLANGYLKDIIE is encoded by the coding sequence ATTACTAAACTAAAAGCTACTGCTGGTGAATACAGAAAGATGGCAGAATACTGGAAAAAACAAGGTTTTACATTTATCTGGATAACTGATGGAAAAGGATGGAAAACAGCAATGAAGCCATTGAAAGAATATTATGATGATGGTAATTATTTACTTAACATTACTATGTTGGCAAATGGATACTTAAAGGATATAATTGAATAA
- a CDS encoding PAS domain S-box protein: MPSLIVLLLNKALRDQISEVFTQKGFQLSLVERDECSKESINKRMPDIVLFDVGMHSDEDFLLYLDIVRWSEVPVLPVIYRKENSHCTMLQAQELVKDVEAILLGTDYSDQKENLATVKEYPYALTHYHDIFETIPYAVFLHDSHTGEVIDVNVAATELFGYSRTELMTENPSIAYPPNTQFTLANAIEHIDKAVTNGADIFEWSAYKKSGELMWLKVHLSLVAISNKTVIMAVVHDITRERQLQKALEASEERFKAIFEEFTDGLLIIDEHGIIDCNKAAEQIFGFSKDELLGLHPADISPPKQPDGNDSRASANRYIKEALTNKKIQFRWVHRKKNGNHFWADITLVLIHPERGNVILVTCKDITNIVQYEKERNELNQHIHQLQKMEAVATLASGIAHDFNNMLTSIIGNLNLSTIYLEKKDFDFTRSLQQSIDAATASATQAAELVKKLLSFSRKTTGNVENVKIQDVINDVKTICTSSFPKIVTVIYKIPEREIYVATDKVLLTQAIINCCINASHAVTLMRKNEPQGGTITIECVKSRCSDTVVAVHPEANPDVEYAIITISDDGVGMDEQTKQRIFEPFFSTKEKSIATGLGLSIVYSTITNGGGFIHVDSVPGKGTAMSLYLPAA; this comes from the coding sequence ATGCCCAGCTTAATAGTATTGTTGTTAAACAAAGCGCTGCGTGACCAGATTTCTGAGGTTTTTACACAGAAGGGATTTCAATTGTCTTTGGTGGAACGCGATGAATGCAGTAAAGAATCCATTAACAAACGTATGCCTGATATTGTGTTGTTTGATGTGGGCATGCACAGTGATGAAGACTTTTTACTGTATTTAGATATTGTACGCTGGAGTGAAGTGCCGGTATTACCCGTAATATACCGTAAAGAAAATTCTCACTGTACAATGCTCCAGGCTCAGGAACTTGTAAAAGATGTTGAGGCAATTTTGCTTGGAACCGATTATTCAGATCAGAAGGAAAACCTTGCCACGGTAAAAGAGTATCCGTATGCGCTTACCCACTATCATGATATTTTTGAAACCATTCCTTATGCTGTCTTTTTACATGATAGCCATACCGGTGAAGTGATTGATGTGAATGTAGCTGCTACGGAGCTATTTGGCTATTCGCGTACAGAACTTATGACCGAAAATCCCTCAATTGCGTATCCTCCCAATACCCAATTTACACTTGCCAATGCAATAGAACATATAGATAAAGCAGTAACAAATGGTGCAGATATATTTGAATGGAGTGCTTATAAAAAAAGTGGTGAGCTTATGTGGCTTAAAGTTCACCTTTCACTGGTTGCCATATCAAATAAAACAGTCATTATGGCAGTGGTGCATGATATTACCCGTGAACGGCAGTTGCAGAAAGCATTGGAGGCAAGCGAGGAACGCTTTAAAGCAATATTTGAAGAATTTACCGATGGGCTTTTGATTATTGATGAACACGGTATCATTGATTGCAATAAAGCAGCAGAACAGATTTTTGGCTTTTCAAAAGATGAGCTTTTAGGTCTTCATCCTGCAGATATATCACCACCCAAACAGCCTGATGGCAATGATTCACGGGCATCAGCAAACAGGTATATTAAAGAGGCATTAACCAACAAGAAGATACAATTTAGATGGGTACACCGGAAAAAAAATGGCAATCATTTCTGGGCGGATATTACTCTTGTATTGATACATCCTGAACGGGGCAATGTTATTTTGGTTACATGTAAGGATATCACAAACATAGTACAATATGAAAAAGAGCGTAATGAATTAAACCAGCATATTCATCAATTGCAGAAGATGGAGGCAGTGGCAACACTTGCCAGTGGTATTGCGCATGATTTTAACAATATGCTTACCAGCATTATTGGCAACCTGAATCTGAGCACAATATATTTAGAAAAAAAAGATTTTGATTTTACCAGGTCCCTACAACAATCTATTGATGCTGCAACAGCATCAGCAACACAGGCTGCCGAATTGGTTAAAAAGCTGTTAAGTTTTTCGCGCAAAACAACCGGTAATGTAGAAAATGTGAAAATACAGGATGTCATAAATGATGTGAAAACTATATGCACCAGCAGTTTCCCAAAAATAGTTACTGTTATATACAAGATACCAGAAAGGGAAATTTATGTTGCTACCGATAAAGTATTGTTAACGCAGGCCATTATTAATTGTTGCATTAATGCCTCGCATGCAGTAACTTTAATGAGAAAAAATGAACCTCAGGGAGGCACAATAACTATTGAATGTGTAAAAAGCAGGTGTTCTGATACTGTAGTAGCAGTGCATCCCGAGGCAAACCCAGATGTTGAATATGCCATTATTACGATCAGCGATGATGGCGTGGGTATGGATGAACAAACAAAGCAGCGTATATTTGAGCCATTTTTTTCTACAAAAGAAAAATCCATTGCCACGGGGTTGGGGCTTTCAATTGTGTATTCAACTATTACCAATGGTGGTGGATTTATTCATGTTGATTCTGTACCAGGTAAGGGTACTGCGATGAGTCTGTATCTTCCTGCAGCATAG
- a CDS encoding GNAT family N-acetyltransferase, producing MEQNTAKLEDFKRIYPEKFLPEEKIFSHINRGDRIFIGTACSEPQYLVNALVEYVKSYPKAFFDTEVIHVWTLGVAPYADEKFKQNFRHNSFFIGNNTREAINQGIADYTPIFLSHVPTLLRKGIIEIDVALVQTSLPDEHGFLSLGVSVDIVKTAVESARLVVVQVNKHMPRVHGDAFIHIKDVDFIVPHDEPILEFTTKASDEISNRIGKYVSLIIQDGDTIQVGYGRMPNAILKHLITKKNLGVHTELLTDGIVELMKAGVITNSEKTVDRGKTIASFCMGTQSTYEYIHDNPSIEFKTIDYTNNPLIIAQQRRMTAINAALQIDLTGQATAESLGKMFFSGIGGQADFMRGAVLAPGGKTILTLRSTTENEQESRIVPFIPEGAGITLNRGDVHYVVTEYGIAYIHGKNIRERAMDLIAIAHPKFRPWLIEEAKKNGLIYRDQAFIPGKKGEYPEHLETYRTTKTGIKLKLRPVKISDEELLKDFFYSLSDQSLYRRFISTRKDMPHERLQEMVVIDYTKEMVILAVIEQNEKEVVVGVGQYGIQEYQHWAEVAFAVRDDYQYKGIGQVLLSYLTQIAKRNGLLGFTAEVLVENKPMLHLFEKMGFNIEKRSSAGVYELKMEFRGDEQ from the coding sequence ATGGAGCAGAATACTGCAAAACTGGAAGATTTTAAAAGGATTTATCCAGAAAAGTTTCTTCCAGAAGAAAAGATTTTTAGCCACATCAACAGGGGCGATAGAATCTTCATTGGTACTGCCTGTAGCGAACCCCAGTATTTAGTCAATGCACTTGTTGAATATGTAAAATCATACCCCAAGGCATTCTTTGATACTGAAGTCATCCATGTGTGGACGTTAGGCGTTGCACCATACGCTGATGAAAAATTTAAGCAAAACTTCCGCCACAATTCATTTTTTATTGGCAACAATACCCGTGAAGCCATCAATCAGGGCATAGCCGATTACACGCCTATTTTTTTATCCCATGTACCAACATTGCTGCGCAAGGGAATTATTGAAATTGATGTTGCACTAGTTCAAACATCATTACCTGATGAACATGGTTTCCTTAGTTTAGGCGTTAGTGTTGATATTGTAAAAACCGCAGTGGAAAGTGCACGGCTTGTGGTGGTACAGGTGAATAAACACATGCCTCGCGTGCATGGTGATGCATTTATTCATATTAAGGATGTTGATTTTATAGTACCCCATGATGAACCCATTCTTGAGTTTACCACTAAAGCCTCAGATGAAATATCAAACCGCATTGGCAAATATGTATCACTTATAATTCAGGATGGTGACACCATACAGGTTGGCTATGGCAGGATGCCCAATGCAATTCTCAAACATCTTATCACAAAAAAAAATTTGGGAGTGCATACGGAACTGCTTACCGATGGCATTGTGGAGCTCATGAAAGCCGGTGTTATCACCAATTCTGAAAAAACTGTGGATAGAGGCAAAACTATTGCCTCTTTTTGCATGGGCACACAATCTACCTATGAATATATACACGACAACCCATCAATTGAATTTAAAACTATCGACTATACTAACAATCCGCTCATCATTGCGCAGCAACGCAGGATGACTGCAATAAATGCTGCACTGCAAATAGATCTAACAGGTCAGGCCACTGCCGAGTCGCTGGGCAAAATGTTCTTCAGCGGCATAGGTGGTCAGGCCGATTTCATGCGAGGTGCTGTACTTGCCCCTGGTGGCAAAACTATCCTTACCCTTCGTTCAACCACAGAAAATGAACAGGAATCACGTATTGTGCCGTTTATACCAGAAGGTGCCGGCATAACGCTTAACCGCGGTGATGTCCATTATGTGGTAACCGAGTACGGGATAGCCTATATCCATGGCAAAAACATCAGGGAACGGGCTATGGATTTAATAGCGATAGCTCATCCTAAGTTCAGACCATGGCTTATAGAAGAAGCCAAGAAAAACGGTCTCATTTACCGCGATCAGGCTTTTATACCGGGTAAAAAAGGCGAGTACCCTGAACACCTTGAAACATACCGTACCACAAAGACAGGCATCAAGCTAAAGCTGCGTCCTGTCAAGATCAGCGATGAAGAACTCTTAAAGGACTTTTTCTATTCACTATCCGACCAGAGCCTCTACAGGCGCTTTATATCAACACGTAAAGACATGCCCCATGAGCGGCTTCAGGAAATGGTGGTAATTGATTACACCAAGGAAATGGTAATTTTAGCTGTGATTGAACAAAACGAAAAAGAAGTTGTGGTCGGCGTTGGTCAGTACGGTATTCAGGAATATCAGCATTGGGCAGAAGTGGCATTTGCTGTGCGTGATGATTATCAATATAAAGGCATTGGTCAGGTATTGTTATCATATCTGACTCAAATAGCAAAGAGAAATGGTTTACTGGGATTCACGGCAGAAGTGCTTGTGGAAAACAAGCCCATGCTGCATCTATTTGAAAAAATGGGGTTCAATATAGAAAAGAGGAGTAGCGCAGGAGTATATGAATTGAAGATGGAATTTAGGGGAGATGAACAATGA
- a CDS encoding tetratricopeptide repeat protein has product MKFKFFLFLVGCAAIAVSYFYAPEVYRYYLAFYYQKIEKVDEAALVKKIEQAYNNKDYARVKRYCEHGSMLYPANKKIKKYTGLYLLSQDNVKGAFILIALDDIPNDTHHLEKIITTLDANRSYKEVIMVVAKKGAHTPVMQLCYGKALFYMGNDRQALIVLKQAYERGMRECDYFIGASYYHLKDYKNALAWYRKALQREPENKMYIKAIASLYKKMGDYQKATQYIMRLQQ; this is encoded by the coding sequence ATGAAATTTAAATTTTTTTTATTTCTTGTGGGTTGTGCAGCAATTGCAGTTTCTTATTTCTATGCACCTGAAGTGTACAGGTACTATCTTGCATTTTATTATCAAAAAATTGAAAAAGTAGATGAAGCAGCATTGGTAAAAAAAATTGAACAAGCGTATAACAACAAAGATTATGCCAGGGTAAAGCGATATTGTGAACATGGCAGCATGCTGTACCCGGCAAATAAAAAAATTAAAAAATATACCGGATTATATCTACTATCGCAAGACAATGTGAAAGGTGCATTTATCCTTATTGCGTTAGATGACATCCCCAATGACACCCATCATTTAGAAAAAATAATTACCACTCTTGATGCTAACAGATCCTATAAAGAAGTTATCATGGTTGTTGCAAAGAAAGGTGCACACACTCCTGTAATGCAGTTGTGTTATGGAAAAGCACTTTTCTATATGGGTAATGACAGGCAGGCTTTGATAGTTTTAAAACAGGCCTATGAACGGGGAATGCGTGAATGTGATTACTTTATTGGGGCAAGCTATTACCACCTGAAAGATTACAAAAATGCTCTTGCATGGTACAGGAAAGCTTTACAACGAGAGCCAGAAAACAAAATGTATATAAAAGCAATAGCCTCACTGTATAAAAAGATGGGTGATTATCAAAAAGCAACACAATATATCATGCGGCTGCAGCAATAG
- a CDS encoding AAA family ATPase — MNKIVFACTRRSAGKTTIFTGLAKAMGKEVAYMKPFGDRLIYRKKRLWDYDAALLTNLFGLEENPEDMTIGFEHAKLRYVYDEARIKEKLQEVAKSIAKNREVLFIEGGKDLAYGVSVYLDPITVAKSLDAKLVLVVGGNDDVIIDDITLFKKYVDTSDINFLGVIINKIHNLDDFKSTYADKIEKMGVPILGMIPYAADLTYFSMDYLSEALFAKVIAGEAGLNKVVKNVFLGAMSVNEALRNPLFNKEGKLLITSGDRSDIIISALETNTVGIILTNNILPPSNIISKAAEKNIPLLLVSSNAYQVAGQIDKMEALLTKDNKEKIALAEKLVKENVKVSAL, encoded by the coding sequence ATGAATAAAATAGTATTTGCGTGTACACGAAGAAGCGCCGGGAAAACAACTATTTTCACTGGTTTGGCAAAAGCAATGGGGAAGGAAGTGGCATATATGAAGCCCTTTGGCGATAGATTGATATACCGTAAAAAACGCTTGTGGGATTATGATGCTGCACTTTTAACAAATCTTTTTGGCTTAGAAGAAAATCCTGAAGATATGACCATTGGTTTTGAACATGCCAAGCTGCGCTATGTGTATGATGAAGCCAGGATAAAAGAAAAGCTTCAGGAAGTGGCAAAATCAATTGCCAAAAACCGTGAAGTCCTCTTCATTGAAGGGGGCAAAGACTTAGCCTATGGCGTTTCAGTATATCTTGACCCAATCACCGTTGCAAAATCACTTGATGCCAAGCTGGTTCTCGTCGTAGGCGGCAATGATGACGTCATCATTGATGACATTACACTTTTCAAGAAGTATGTAGATACAAGCGATATTAACTTCCTGGGTGTTATCATCAACAAGATTCACAACCTGGATGATTTCAAGAGTACCTATGCTGATAAAATTGAAAAAATGGGTGTTCCTATTTTAGGAATGATTCCCTATGCAGCTGACCTTACCTACTTCTCTATGGACTATCTGTCAGAAGCATTGTTTGCCAAAGTAATAGCTGGTGAAGCTGGCTTAAATAAGGTTGTGAAGAATGTATTTTTAGGCGCAATGTCGGTTAATGAAGCGCTACGAAATCCTCTTTTCAATAAAGAAGGTAAGCTTTTAATAACAAGTGGCGATAGAAGTGACATCATTATTTCTGCGCTTGAAACAAATACTGTTGGTATCATTTTAACCAACAATATTCTGCCGCCTTCAAACATCATTTCAAAAGCAGCTGAAAAGAACATCCCGCTGCTTTTAGTTTCAAGTAATGCATATCAGGTAGCAGGCCAGATTGATAAAATGGAAGCGTTATTGACCAAAGACAATAAAGAAAAGATTGCACTGGCAGAAAAACTGGTAAAAGAAAATGTAAAGGTATCTGCTCTATAG
- a CDS encoding alpha/beta hydrolase, which yields MSLDPSVKKVLELLKNIELSSLTVEQARALMDMGIERQIKEDVKSTRDFEITYNGISLPCRLYEPFTTTDALIIYYHGGGFMFGNIELFDHVCRKAANSSGCKVISVEYRLAPEHKFPAAVDDAYHSFRWIKEHAHNYAVNPLKIAVAGDSAGANLTTVTCLRCKDTSMDLPKLQVLFYPVVAPDVCSESVRQFGDGFFLTRASMKWFTQLYLSSPADLINPYMFPIFHQNPGGLPEAIIIIAEHDPLRDQGEMYNLFLREAGIQSTCIQAKGMIHGFLNFSYLIPSAVTIADMVWCVVGKKLNM from the coding sequence ATGTCATTGGATCCTTCTGTAAAAAAAGTCCTGGAATTGCTAAAAAATATTGAATTAAGCAGTTTGACCGTTGAACAGGCTCGTGCATTGATGGACATGGGCATTGAAAGACAGATAAAAGAAGATGTAAAATCAACCAGAGATTTTGAAATAACATACAATGGTATATCTCTTCCCTGCCGTCTCTATGAGCCATTTACCACTACTGATGCACTTATTATATATTATCACGGTGGGGGTTTCATGTTTGGCAACATTGAGCTTTTTGACCATGTATGCAGGAAAGCAGCCAATTCTTCAGGTTGTAAGGTCATATCGGTTGAATACAGATTAGCTCCAGAACATAAATTCCCGGCGGCTGTTGATGATGCATATCATTCATTCAGATGGATTAAAGAGCATGCTCATAACTATGCTGTGAATCCTTTAAAAATTGCAGTTGCTGGTGACAGTGCCGGTGCTAACCTTACCACTGTAACCTGTTTGCGATGTAAAGATACCAGTATGGATTTACCCAAACTCCAGGTGCTCTTTTATCCGGTTGTTGCACCAGATGTGTGTTCAGAATCAGTACGACAATTTGGAGATGGATTTTTTTTAACCAGAGCTTCAATGAAATGGTTTACACAGCTTTATCTTTCTTCACCTGCCGATCTTATTAATCCCTACATGTTTCCAATCTTTCACCAAAACCCTGGTGGACTGCCCGAAGCTATTATCATAATAGCTGAACATGACCCGCTGCGCGATCAAGGCGAAATGTATAACCTGTTTTTACGTGAAGCAGGTATACAGTCAACATGTATTCAGGCAAAGGGGATGATACATGGATTTTTGAATTTCAGCTACCTTATACCATCGGCTGTAACAATTGCAGATATGGTATGGTGTGTTGTTGGTAAAAAACTAAACATGTAA
- a CDS encoding acetate--CoA ligase family protein yields MKAKKDSIVSLFQPKSVAIVGASSQPGKIGFSITRNIIQGGFKGKIYPINPKGGAILGVDCYPSISDVKDEIDVATICVPAKLAFDAVKECADKGVKHVQIITSGFSEVGEVELEHKIVEYANSKGTRVLGPNIFGVYSASGNYNSTFSATDILRGNVAILTQSGALGIAMIGKTAVENMGLSAIVSLGNKADIDEADCLDFVMRDQETKVILMYIEGVKDGERFIEAVREATKLKPIVVLKSGRSKRGAMAAASHTGSLAGSDEIFDAIARQTGLLRAESLQEAFNWCKFLAYSPRPKGKNTVIVTNGGGIGVMATDACEKYGVELYDDQLVLKEVFGPATPDFGSTKNPVDITGGAKAADYDLALTAPTRSEDMHATLALYCETATFDAENLAPMIRDTYGKHLASGKPVAYAIVGGKVVEDAVVQLRKMNVPVFPEVYEAVSCMGALYKYTNMLAERDDSVEDAQMDIATINKIIDGALADGRTFLLANEGQAVMKASGVMIPGAGIGKSIDECVRLAEQIGYPVVMKVVSRDILHKSDAGGVALDILNKQEVMDAYEAIMKNCRAYKEDAVIDGIEVCEMVQKGVELIIGARRDPQLGPIVMCGLGGIYVEVMKDVAFRAASINKKEARSMLSEIRSYPLLLGVRGEEQKDIDIVVDTIIKVATIIRKIPRITDIEINPVVVYEQGKGLKAVDVRIIISKS; encoded by the coding sequence ATGAAAGCAAAAAAGGATAGTATTGTATCTTTATTCCAGCCCAAAAGTGTTGCAATAGTTGGCGCTTCATCACAACCAGGCAAAATTGGGTTCAGCATCACCCGCAATATCATTCAGGGTGGTTTTAAGGGGAAAATTTATCCAATAAACCCAAAAGGTGGTGCAATTTTAGGCGTTGATTGCTACCCAAGCATTTCAGACGTTAAGGATGAAATTGACGTAGCAACAATCTGTGTTCCTGCAAAATTAGCATTTGATGCAGTTAAGGAATGCGCTGATAAAGGCGTCAAACATGTTCAGATTATTACCTCAGGCTTCTCTGAAGTTGGAGAGGTTGAACTGGAACACAAAATTGTGGAATATGCTAATTCCAAGGGAACACGCGTACTTGGCCCAAACATCTTTGGCGTATACTCTGCATCAGGTAATTATAATTCAACATTCTCTGCCACAGATATTTTACGAGGGAATGTTGCTATCCTTACCCAGAGTGGTGCATTGGGAATAGCAATGATAGGAAAAACTGCAGTTGAGAATATGGGATTATCCGCTATCGTATCATTGGGCAACAAAGCAGATATTGACGAAGCAGACTGTTTAGATTTCGTCATGCGCGATCAGGAAACAAAAGTTATTTTAATGTACATTGAAGGCGTAAAAGATGGCGAACGTTTTATTGAAGCTGTTCGCGAAGCAACAAAGTTAAAACCAATTGTAGTATTAAAATCAGGCCGTTCAAAACGTGGCGCAATGGCTGCTGCAAGCCATACCGGTTCACTGGCCGGTTCTGATGAAATCTTTGATGCTATTGCACGGCAGACTGGCCTGCTGCGTGCAGAAAGCTTACAGGAAGCATTTAACTGGTGTAAATTTTTAGCATATTCACCACGCCCCAAAGGCAAAAATACTGTTATCGTTACCAACGGTGGCGGTATTGGTGTTATGGCAACCGACGCATGTGAAAAATATGGTGTGGAGCTTTATGACGACCAGCTTGTATTAAAAGAAGTATTTGGTCCGGCAACACCTGACTTTGGTTCAACCAAAAACCCGGTGGACATTACCGGTGGAGCAAAAGCTGCCGATTATGACCTGGCACTAACCGCACCAACACGTTCTGAAGACATGCACGCAACACTGGCATTGTACTGCGAAACAGCTACATTTGATGCCGAAAACTTAGCGCCAATGATCAGAGATACCTATGGCAAGCATTTAGCCAGCGGTAAGCCTGTTGCGTATGCGATAGTTGGTGGCAAAGTAGTTGAAGATGCAGTAGTACAACTGCGTAAAATGAATGTGCCAGTTTTCCCTGAAGTATACGAAGCAGTTTCCTGTATGGGTGCTTTGTATAAATATACCAACATGTTAGCCGAACGTGATGACAGTGTAGAAGATGCACAGATGGACATAGCTACAATTAACAAGATTATCGATGGCGCACTTGCTGACGGAAGAACATTCCTTCTTGCTAATGAAGGCCAGGCTGTCATGAAAGCCTCCGGCGTCATGATACCAGGTGCAGGTATTGGCAAATCAATAGACGAGTGTGTACGATTGGCCGAACAGATAGGTTACCCGGTTGTTATGAAGGTTGTTTCCCGTGACATCTTACACAAATCTGATGCTGGCGGTGTAGCATTAGATATATTGAATAAACAAGAAGTAATGGATGCCTATGAAGCTATTATGAAGAACTGTCGCGCATACAAGGAAGATGCAGTCATAGATGGCATTGAAGTATGCGAAATGGTTCAGAAAGGTGTTGAGCTCATCATAGGAGCCCGCAGAGACCCACAATTAGGACCCATTGTCATGTGTGGTCTGGGTGGTATTTATGTTGAGGTCATGAAGGACGTTGCATTCAGGGCAGCATCAATCAATAAGAAAGAAGCCCGCTCAATGCTTTCTGAAATACGCTCATATCCATTACTGTTAGGCGTTCGCGGTGAAGAGCAGAAGGATATTGATATTGTTGTTGACACAATTATCAAAGTTGCAACAATCATAAGGAAGATACCGCGAATCACAGATATCGAGATTAATCCTGTCGTTGTCTATGAGCAGGGCAAAGGCCTTAAAGCTGTAGACGTCAGGATAATAATTTCTAAATCGTAA
- a CDS encoding enoyl-CoA hydratase/isomerase family protein — MAIVEWKKDENIAIITMNTTENRHNVMFAQAMLQALDEIEADKEINGIVLTSSDAKNFSLGVDIEWLMPRMAEKDFKAIKDFMYGMNNVFKRLLLIPMPVVAAINGHAFGNGAILSCACDFRFMRSDRGFFCFPEVDLGIPFLPGMIAFVKKAIPYYKFNEMKLTGRRVGAPELAEHHVIEKACANVEELMKESIAFAKTFKKKRGIFGEHKKRLHKHIIEVIDKEDPEFIESLFLFIQD; from the coding sequence ATGGCCATTGTAGAATGGAAAAAGGATGAAAACATAGCAATTATCACCATGAACACTACTGAAAACCGCCACAACGTTATGTTTGCACAGGCCATGTTGCAGGCTCTGGATGAAATTGAAGCTGATAAGGAAATTAATGGTATTGTGCTTACATCAAGTGATGCAAAAAATTTCAGTTTAGGTGTTGATATTGAATGGCTGATGCCACGCATGGCCGAAAAAGATTTCAAGGCAATCAAAGACTTTATGTACGGCATGAATAACGTGTTTAAGCGCTTGCTGCTTATACCCATGCCAGTTGTTGCAGCCATAAACGGGCATGCATTTGGCAATGGTGCAATCCTTTCCTGTGCATGTGATTTCAGGTTTATGCGCTCCGATAGAGGATTTTTCTGCTTTCCTGAAGTTGATTTAGGAATCCCATTTTTGCCAGGCATGATTGCTTTTGTCAAAAAAGCTATTCCCTATTATAAATTTAATGAGATGAAACTCACCGGCAGGCGTGTGGGCGCACCAGAGCTTGCTGAACATCATGTGATTGAAAAAGCCTGTGCCAATGTTGAAGAACTCATGAAGGAATCAATTGCGTTTGCAAAAACATTCAAGAAAAAACGTGGAATTTTTGGGGAGCATAAAAAAAGGCTTCACAAACATATCATTGAAGTTATTGATAAGGAAGATCCTGAGTTTATTGAATCATTGTTCTTATTTATTCAAGATTAA
- a CDS encoding CoA-binding protein, producing the protein MKHELDNFFHPDGVAVLGASENQRTGGFHILRNVLGGYTGRVYPINPKYSELLGVKCYPDIQSIPDTFECLIYFIPARFILDTIKEAAKKGVRAIIIESAGFAEVGNHGDALQKEAVALAKSLGIRLWGPNCMGYLDGHTRNVFSFMYSDKWKTLMKPGDVSLIVQSGMLSAGFLMSVLERDNIGISKVCSIGNKCDVNEIDLLDYFCGDSETGVVGCYLESIVDGKKFLQIVKSTQKPIVVLKSGRSEQGKKAAMSHTASLAGNTAVQAGAFKQAGVVQVIDLYELIDIVKAFSYIKNYRPDKGVALMTFSGGAGIVTTDLMADYTIPLANLSDDTLQAVQKLYPSWMGATHPLDLWPAVEQNGLDTVYKATVDALMKDTAVDAIIVECFASRYYDPAFFNDIGQMMRIHKKPVVLWLVGEKDVVENYKIHAERSGIPVFGEIGRCIQIMQALRFHFSKRGKM; encoded by the coding sequence ATGAAGCATGAGTTAGATAATTTTTTTCATCCTGATGGGGTGGCAGTATTAGGAGCTAGTGAAAATCAACGCACCGGTGGTTTTCATATCCTGCGAAATGTGCTGGGTGGTTATACCGGTAGAGTATATCCTATCAATCCAAAATACTCTGAGCTACTGGGTGTAAAATGTTATCCGGATATCCAATCCATTCCGGATACCTTTGAATGTTTAATTTACTTCATCCCCGCGCGGTTTATTCTGGATACCATTAAAGAAGCAGCAAAAAAAGGGGTCAGAGCAATAATAATTGAGTCAGCTGGTTTTGCTGAGGTTGGCAACCATGGTGATGCATTGCAAAAAGAAGCGGTGGCACTTGCTAAAAGCCTTGGCATACGTTTGTGGGGTCCAAACTGCATGGGGTATTTAGATGGTCATACCCGCAATGTCTTTTCATTCATGTACTCTGATAAATGGAAAACATTAATGAAGCCGGGGGATGTGTCCCTTATTGTGCAAAGTGGTATGCTGTCGGCAGGTTTTTTGATGTCGGTACTGGAACGTGACAACATTGGCATAAGCAAAGTGTGTTCTATTGGCAACAAGTGTGATGTCAATGAAATAGATCTTCTTGATTATTTTTGCGGCGATAGTGAAACGGGAGTGGTGGGTTGCTACTTAGAATCAATTGTTGATGGGAAGAAGTTTTTGCAGATTGTGAAAAGCACGCAAAAACCGATAGTTGTTTTAAAATCAGGGCGAAGCGAACAGGGTAAAAAGGCTGCAATGAGCCACACGGCAAGTTTAGCCGGCAATACAGCGGTGCAGGCTGGAGCATTTAAACAGGCGGGCGTTGTGCAGGTGATAGATCTATATGAGCTTATTGATATTGTGAAAGCGTTTTCGTATATAAAGAACTATCGCCCTGATAAAGGTGTTGCGCTGATGACATTTTCTGGTGGTGCAGGCATTGTCACAACTGATTTAATGGCTGATTATACTATTCCGCTTGCAAACCTTTCCGATGATACCCTACAGGCAGTTCAGAAATTATATCCTTCATGGATGGGGGCAACGCATCCGCTTGATCTGTGGCCTGCTGTTGAGCAGAATGGCCTTGATACAGTGTATAAAGCAACGGTTGATGCGTTGATGAAGGATACAGCGGTTGATGCAATAATCGTTGAATGTTTTGCAAGCCGTTACTATGACCCTGCATTTTTCAATGATATTGGGCAAATGATGCGTATCCATAAAAAGCCAGTTGTTTTATGGCTTGTAGGTGAAAAAGACGTAGTTGAAAATTATAAGATACATGCTGAACGTAGTGGTATTCCTGTATTTGGTGAAATTGGCAGGTGTATTCAAATCATGCAGGCTTTACGGTTTCATTTCAGCAAGCGTGGAAAAATGTAA